From Miscanthus floridulus cultivar M001 chromosome 15, ASM1932011v1, whole genome shotgun sequence, the proteins below share one genomic window:
- the LOC136507843 gene encoding uncharacterized protein — protein sequence MAGSSALRSTGVEVGARTWSPLLLLYTTHRTSSNSIVPWSRRPPDPRSIVAAAAGGGSSSPSSRSRRPQQLQSSSTTIRESKQQVTLKLTYLEINSWVWEVQQQGQARAPVRILVDPLVVGNLDFGAPWLFDGAKKNPKVKALGVDDLLAPEARPDLLLITQSLDDHCHVRTLTQLSARAPDLPVVTTPNAQPVLDSLPTPFRRVTYLDPGQSTVVNQQVRVLATAGPVLGPPWQRPENGYILMAAAGDCDGDESGPGLLYYEPHCVYDRSFLEDKRLRADVVITPVVKQLLPANFTLVSGQEDAVDLARLLRARYVVPMSNGDVDAGGLLATVLTKQGTTQSFQALLSEALPQAQVLEPTPGVPLQVQLQLDIIDR from the exons atggcagggagctcggcgctaaGATCTACTGGCGTCGAggtcggcgccaga ACGTGGAGTCCTCTGCTGCTACTGTACACCACCCATCGTACCTCCTCCAATTCAATTGTACCTTGGAGCCGGCGTCCTCCAGATCCAAGATCAATTGTAGCAGCCGCAGCCGGCGGCGGGTCGTCGTCTCCATCCTCCCGGTCCCGGCGGCCCCAGCAACTGCAATCCTCCAGCACCACCATCCGCGAGAGCAAGCAGCAGGTGACGCTGAAGCTGACGTACCTGGAGATCAACAGCTGGGTGTGGGAGGTGCAGCAGCAAGGCCAAGCCCGAGCCCCTGTGCGCATCCTGGTGGATCCCCTGGTCGTCGGCAACCTCGACTTCGGCGCGCCCTGGCTGTTCGACGGCGCCAAGAAGAATCCCAAGGTGAAGGCCCTAGGGGTGGACGACCTGCTGGCGCCGGAGGCGAGGCCGGACCTGCTGCTCATCACGCAGAGCCTGGACGACCACTGCCACGTCCGGACGCTGACGCAGCTGTCCGCCAGGGCGCCTGACCTGCCGGTGGTGACCACCCCCAACGCGCAGCCAGTGCTCGACTCCCTGCCCACGCCCTTCCGCCGTGTCACCTACCTCGACCCCGGCCAGTCCACCGTCGTCAACCAGCAGGTCCGGGTGCTGGCCACCGCAGGCCCCGTCCTGGGGCCGCCGTGGCAGCGCCCCGAGAACGGCTACATCCTCATGGCCGCCGCAGGTGATTGTGATGGTGATGAGAGCGGCCCCGGCCTCCTCTACTACGAGCCGCACTGCGTCTACGACAGGTCCTTCCTGGAGGACAAGCGGCTGCGGGCGGACGTCGTCATCACGCCGGTGGTGAAGCAGCTCCTTCCAGCCAACTTCACCCTCGTCTCCGGCCAGGAGGACGCCGTCGACCTGGCCAGGCTGCTGCGAGCCAGGTACGTGGTACCCATGAGCAACGGCGACGTCGACGCCGGCGGACTCCTGGCAACCGTGCTCACCAAACAGGGGACGACGCAGTCCTTCCAGGCCTTGCTGTCGGAGGCGCTTCCCCAGGCGCAGGTCCTCGAACCCACGCCCGGCGTgccgctccaagttcaactgcaGCTGGACATCATAGATCGATGA